CGCGGTGATCCTCCACGGCCTCGACGAGGAGGCGCTGTGGGACCACGCCGCCGCGCTCGCGCGGGTCGACGGGTTCTCGCTCGCGGTGTCGACGGCGGATCTGGAGCCGGCGCTGGAGGAGCTCCGGTCGCTGTAGATCAGCGCTCGCCGACGGCCCGAGCCTCCTCGACGAACTCGACGATCCGTTCGGCCCCGACGAACCCGTCGGCGATGCGGTCGACCTCCGCCGGCTCGCCGTCCTCGCCCGACTCGAAGACGGCCAGCGTCGGCACCGACCGGATCGCGTGCTCGCTCACGAGCGACGGGTCGGTCTGCGGGTTCACGAGCAGGACCGGCACGTCCGCGGCGCGGGCGACGGTGCCGAGCACCGGCTCGATGCTCTGACAGAGGGTACACCCCTTCGTGTAGAAGTCGACGAGGACGAGGTCGTCCCCGGCGACGGCCTCGCGCAACTCCGTCCGGAAGTCCCGGGCGTCCACGTCGCGGGGCTTCGGAGGGCTCTCCGTGTCGTCGCCGCCGGCGGTCGATGCGGTGTCGCTCATGCGATGTGATCGGTGGCGGGCGGCAAAAGGCGTTGCAGTCGTGTGTGCGGCGGACGCACCCGCGGCGACCGGCCCGCCCACAGGAGTCGCCGGGGGGCCGTCGGGGTGCGACCGGCGTTACTCGACGTAGTCGTACTTCCGCTCGCTCATGCGGCCCCAGCCGGTGAACACGAACTCGCCCTCGGGCTGGGTAAACTCCTCCAGCTCCACGTCCATGTCGTGGTTGTGGCGGTCGTGGACCTGCTCGTACTCGTCGTACGAGAGGTCGTAACGCTGCTGGAGCTGGGTTTCGAGGTCGGCCGCTTGGACCTCCTCCTTCCAGCCGTCGGCGACGGTTTCGGCGTGGATCTCCGCCTGCGCGCCGGAGCCGTAGGAGGCGACGAGGAGCTTCTGCCCCTCGAGGTCCACGTCGTTCGCGGCGGCGTGGCGCAGCGCGGAGGCGCGGGCGATGTGGACCGAGCCGGTGTACCAGTTGCCGACGCGCCGCGAGATGTTCAGCGTCGGGTCGATCGTGTCGGCGTACCACGACTGGTACTCCTCGGTCTCCTTCAGGTCGTCCATGTACGCCCGGATCGCCTCCTCGTACGCCTCCCAGTCGTCGAAGTCCTCCTCGCGGGGCTGGCGCCCGATGCGACCCTCGAGGGCGTCCTCGATCTCCGTGTCGCGGATCATGTGCCGGTAGCCGAGCAGGCCCGCCTTGCGGACCATCCCCGGGAACGGGGTGTGGAACGGGATGTACGCGAAGTCGTCGGGGTGGGTGTCCCACGCGACCGACTCGAAGTCCTCCAGCGCCTCGCGCATGCGGGCGAGGTACACCTGCATCGAGCGCTTGCCGTCGACCGAGGGGAACTGCTGGTTCGGCTTCAGGAAGTCCGTCTCGTCGGCGCTGCCGTAGCCCTGCTCGGTCGAGAGTTCGACGACCGAGGGGTCCTCGTCGATGAGCATCGCGACCGCGCCGGCGCCCTGCGTCGCCTCGCCGGGGTCGCCGCGGGCGTACAGCGCGGTGTCGGTGGCGATGACCAGCGCCGCGCGGCCGCGGTTGCGTCCCGCCTTGATCCAGTTGTACGCGTCGTCGATCGACTGGGTGCCGGCGACGCACGCGAACTTCCGCTCGCCCTTGTTCGCGTGGTGGAAGTCCCCGTCGTACACCTGCTCCAGACAGCCCGCGATGTACGTCGAGACGGGCTTGGAGTTGTCGAACGCCGACTCCGTCGCCACGTCGATGCGGCCGATGTCCTGCGGGTCCAGGTCCTTGCGGTCCATCAGGCGCTTGGCCGCGTTCGCGCCCATCGTGACGATGTCCTCGTAGGCGTCCGGGAACGAGGAGGTCTCCAGTCCGAGCCCCTTCGTGTACTTGCCGGGGTCCTCACCCTTGGCCGGCGCGAACGTTCCGGGGAGGTCCAGCTGGAGCTTCCCCGTCCAGATCTCGATCGCGTCGATTCCCACAGCTGTCATGGGCAGTCGTATGGAGAACTGGGTTGTAGGTCTGTCGATGGTCGAATACGTCGATCGTCGAAGTCATGTCGGGGTGTGATCCGGTATCGGACCGCGGTCAGGGGTCCGTCCCGTCAGC
This genomic stretch from Halobaculum roseum harbors:
- the hmgB gene encoding hydroxymethylglutaryl-CoA synthase, with the protein product MTAVGIDAIEIWTGKLQLDLPGTFAPAKGEDPGKYTKGLGLETSSFPDAYEDIVTMGANAAKRLMDRKDLDPQDIGRIDVATESAFDNSKPVSTYIAGCLEQVYDGDFHHANKGERKFACVAGTQSIDDAYNWIKAGRNRGRAALVIATDTALYARGDPGEATQGAGAVAMLIDEDPSVVELSTEQGYGSADETDFLKPNQQFPSVDGKRSMQVYLARMREALEDFESVAWDTHPDDFAYIPFHTPFPGMVRKAGLLGYRHMIRDTEIEDALEGRIGRQPREEDFDDWEAYEEAIRAYMDDLKETEEYQSWYADTIDPTLNISRRVGNWYTGSVHIARASALRHAAANDVDLEGQKLLVASYGSGAQAEIHAETVADGWKEEVQAADLETQLQQRYDLSYDEYEQVHDRHNHDMDVELEEFTQPEGEFVFTGWGRMSERKYDYVE
- a CDS encoding thioredoxin family protein, encoding MSDTASTAGGDDTESPPKPRDVDARDFRTELREAVAGDDLVLVDFYTKGCTLCQSIEPVLGTVARAADVPVLLVNPQTDPSLVSEHAIRSVPTLAVFESGEDGEPAEVDRIADGFVGAERIVEFVEEARAVGER